Proteins encoded in a region of the Zea mays cultivar B73 chromosome 2, Zm-B73-REFERENCE-NAM-5.0, whole genome shotgun sequence genome:
- the LOC103646628 gene encoding pathogenesis-related protein PR-1 type: MLAAMKAFKHIDRPTRSHHKIRDTELDDINHQIQLHIHYLYIIMYSRPSSNPFQNSLSTIHWNNQVMARTRVPSHLSILLLLAVLSMCAHSSASAGDDGSSGTGVDDGEGRHARAAATVAELLSAHNAARQAVGVPPLTWSPQIAGYAKDYARSRRGDCTPRRSPLFYFGENLFVGRGRHWNATAMVASWVAEAQWYDYGSNSCAAPPGAGCLRYTQVVWRNTTQLGCARIVCDSGDTFLACDYFPPGNYGTGRPY; encoded by the coding sequence ATGCTAGCCGCCATGAAAGCGTTCAAACACATCGATCGCCCTACTCGATCGCACCACAAAATCAGGGATACGGAATTGGACGACATCAATCACCAAATCCAACTACATATACACTATCTATATATAATCATGTACTCACGTCcatctagcaatccattccaaaatTCACTCTCAACGATACATTGGAACAACCAAGTCATGGCGAGAACAAGAGTGCCCTCCCACTTGTCCATCTTGTTGCTACTAGCAGTGCTCTCAATGTGCGCGCACAGCAGCGCATCAGCCGGTGACGACGGAAGCAGCGGCACTGGCGTAGACGACGGGGAGGGCCGCCACGCGCGCGCCGCGGCCACAGTCGCCGAGCTCCTGTCGGCTCACAACGCGGCCCGGCAGGCGGTCGGGGTTCCGCCGCTGACATGGAGCCCGCAGATCGCGGGGTACGCCAAGGACTACGCGCGCTCGCGGCGCGGGGACTGCACGCCCCGTCGGTCCCCGCTGTTCTACTTCGGCGAGAACCTGTTCGTGGGGAGAGGCCGGCACTGGAACGCCACGGCGATGGTGGCGTCGTGGGTGGCGGAGGCCCAGTGGTACGACTACGGCAGCAACTCCTGCGCCGCGCCGCCGGGCGCCGGGTGCCTCCGGTACACGCAGGTCGTCTGGCGCAACACCACGCAGCTCGGCTGCGCCCGGATCGTGTGCGACTCCGGCGATACTTTCCTGGCTTGCGACTACTTCCCGCCAGGCAACTACGGCACGGGCAGGCCCTACTGA